TTTGAGAAgttggtaaaaaaccaatatatacacctcaaccgattcggtaggatttccgattctaattgcatacatttaggggccgaacatttcaaaatttgaccgttaaataaccagtggaatgaacaagaaccttaaacatgagattaaatcaatttatggtgcaaaaaactacccaaatattggtaaaaaaccaaaacatacacctcaaccgattcaaataattttagcggttatccatttcaaaatttagccgttagataaccgatagaatgagccggacacagaaatacaagtggaaagtggaggaggggtgggaagggagcgagtacatacctagtacatggCTTGTagcttcccccgtcccttccagatagataaaaagatgatttagacataataattgtcccaaaaacatacacaccttttcagttaaatatatttaaaaaatacattttaaacgttaaatagagctattacggaagaggggagggagatgccattacattttcactgtcgaaagataatatttgggtagtttttcgcaccataaattgatttaatcacatgtttaaggttcttgttcattccactggttatttaacggccaaattttgaaatgtgtggcccctaaatgtatgcaattagaatcggttagcctaccgaatcggtggaggtgtatgtattggttttttacctttcttttttctcttctttttgcgTGCTGCGGGTTAAGGTACGTGGCCACGGtgcacgccaccgccaccgtggaATAATAGATGTGTTTTCACCGAGTTGCAAGACTTTCGGCTGCTTTGCTATAGGGGCGAAGGgctttagccgtggccacacggggcgaaaatttgcgcgcaaatttgcacattaatgccaaaatgttttcgcttcgtgtggcaggggtaaaaacccgaaaatttatgccgaaatgtcaaacgtattgttttcatctgtgttttggccgctgaagttgatttccgaataaattttgcagtttttaacgattttgttgctgttgctgttatatttatattaaaaatgcaaaaacaatacgaaaagaacctacattttcgtaaataaagcgttcgatagcgtcaagggttcagcgaaaaagtccgcggacgtataaaagtttgacagcgtgtaagggttaagcgaaaccgttttggcattaattttttcgtttgcgctagagttttcgccccgtgtggccacggcttttgagTTTGCTGACCGGGTGTCTGTCAAAAGCCATTACCCGCcggatttgtgtttttttgttttgattttcttgttttctgaTAATCGAGATTTGCAACcctttttgcaattttattgagaaatttgtgcaagaaatTTGTGCCTTTGAACACCGTAAAATGGCTCGCCAGCTGACCAAACTTGGCTACCTCGACGTTAAGAAGACGTTGTTCATGCTGTGCGATCTGCAGGATAAGTTCCGGCCGGGCATGAAGATGTTCGATCCCGTGATAAAAAACACCAGCAAACTGGTGAGCTGCCGGCGGCCGGAAACCCCGTGCTGAGCCTAATGTCTACCCGTTGTTTTTTGTAGCTACAAGCCGGTAAAATCCTGGACGTACCGCTTATCGTCACCGAACACTATCCCGAGAAGTTGGGTCGTATCGTAAAAGATCTGGACATTTCGCACGCCAAGGGGGTATTCCCGAAGACTCTGTTCAGTATGATGATCCCCGATGTACAGCGGCGTATCGAGGAGCTGTACGGCCGTGAAGGACCCGAAACGGTGGTACTGTTTGGTCTCGAGTCGCACATCTGTCTCGAGCAGACGGCCATGGATTTGCTTAGCCAGGGATACACCGTACATGTGGCGGCCGATTGTTCCGTGTCGCGTACGCAAGAAGACCGCAAGCTGGCCCTCGAGCGTCTGCAACAGTACGGGTGCTTCGTCACGACGAGCGAAAACATTATCTTCAAGCTGATGCGCGATAAGCAGCACCCGGCGTTCGATAAGGTGCGCCATCTCGTCCGCGATCCCTCGGTCGACACGGAGCTAGCCAAACTGTGAGAGCGTAACGGAATGATTATTGAAACGATTGACCCAAAAGGTGACGGAAACAGGAACTAGTAATAAGTAGTGCGGCTCCAAGAGCCAAGAGCAAGGGACTCTGTGAACTGCATTTTATGTTTCGGAAACAACTGTTACAAACAAAATGTTATTAAAAGTAAAGTGAAGCACGGCAAGGTCTTGATTtataattgattttattgatGTAAAAAATCCTGCACAAAAAGAACGACATCACGACGGATCACGACCGGAGGGCACACGGTGACCGCTTCGGCAGCACCGTAATTGAATCGGCAAAAAGGCCTTCCTTGTGCTTACCTCTATTAGGAATTGgagtagaaaaaaataagacGGCGGAAAAACAGAACGATCCCCCCGTGTTCACCTGCAACGCACGCAACAcacgcagaaaaaaaacggtgcatGATCTCCGGATCATGCCTGGCACCGAGTCACCAGCTACCATTCCTTCCAGGGGTTCATCTATTTCTACTTCACCGGTAGGAGGACAATGGCCGGTGACGATACCAGGGATACAAACATTAACAGCAGTCTCCAGAAACGACGAACGAgggatgacggtgacggtgacgctgatgaagatgaaggtCGTTGAGGCGACGGTGGTGCATCATCCGCGGACAGCGGGCAGACGACTGTCGGTCCCCGCTCTGGCTGCTAAGCATTTGACCAGATCGTACACTTTTTAGCCCGATCGACCGACGCCAGGGTAGAGCTGAACGGGTGCCAGCTAACGGCCGTCACAGCGGCCCCGCTTCCGCTGTGAAAAAACCAATTCCGGTCAGTCCTCGAGGCGTGGCACAGTATCATAAAAAAGATGGACGGGAGAAAAATGAAGATGCACGAgaaccgaaaaaccgacaGCATTGTAAGATGAATCGTGATCCACAAAATACAGTCATACGGAGGACCGCCCGGACACAAAACAAGGGTGCAAAGGGTGCGTGCTATCTATTGCTACGACGGGAACACAAAACGGATGAACCAATAGCGTACACTACTACTCACTTGGGATCCTTCAGCACCGTTTCCAGCGGACCGTTAATGTTCCAGATGAAAACGGACCCATCCGCCGAACCGGCGGCAATCCGTGAACCGGACGGACTGAACGCTACCCGGGACCAATCGCATCCAACCTTGAAATTATCATTTCTGCGtaaaaaaccaagaaaaccaaatcaatcaatggTACCAAAGGGGCGTCGTCGACTCGATGGGAAACCTACCGGAACAACCGAACGATACGGTTCTGGCGCAGATCGAGCAGATTGATCGTATCGTCCCGTACGCAGCACAGCAGAAACTTGCCATCCTTCGAAAGGTCAAGCGAGGTGATCTTGCCCGGTAGCGGTATATCGTTGGCCGTACAGTCGGCCGTCCGGACATCCCAGAACCGTATCTTCTTGTCCACGTGCCCGCTGATGAAGGAAAAGCTATCCGTCGTGACTAGATCGTTACAGCTCGAGCCCGCAAACTTGGTTTCCGTGcctaaaacaacaacaaaggagCCATTGAGGGCATTGAGTTggaaacgatgatgatttgcGCACTTACAGGATCGATTTTTGAGGTCCCATATTTTCAGCGTCCTGTCATGGCTGCCGGTTACGAGAAAGGCGGAACCAAGAAACTTGGCCGCCAACACCTTTCCACTGTGGCCGGTTAGGGTGTGCTGGAAGCGAGAAGAGCAAACAGAACGGCAGAATATTAGATGATTAGTTCGTTTATTatttggattgtttgttttattgcataaATGGGCAATGGTGGCCACCTTCtagaccctctctctctggtgttgCCTCTGCGTGGAATAGTTCGTGGCGCTCGTACCAAGCTGGTTAATGAGATACAGTTTGAACTGTGCCATTTAGACACACTGCACGGAGACGCATGCATCCCGTAAACATCCAGAAAGTCTGTCTGGCCAGGGCATAACACAGAGCTCCCCCCCGTGTGTGCCGCCTGTTATCACGTTAATGTTCCATTTATTCATCCATaaaagatttatttttcaattacacGCTCCGACGCCGCCCCGTTGCAAAACGGTCCAGCCATCGGGGGCCCATCGtaggtgtcggtgtcggtgatgTGGTTTCAATTCGTGCCTCGATCGAGAGTCCATCGGTGGATCGATCGGTGGAGAGCGCACCGTGTGTGCTACTCGGGTGCGCACGCCCTCGTACTGTAAGGCTTTAATAACCGGATCATCTGTAACCGACCGGAGTAAAACGGACACGCCGGGCCGGGGATGGCATTTTTGGTAGAAGCTATTGGTAGGAGGATAAGGAGAGGATAAAAAATTATGCCATGAACCACGTAACGGAGCATTACTTAAGGCAAATCTtgacacaccagcaccggtcaGGCCCCGGAGTAACTCAACGGGGTGCCGCTCAAGCGGCGAAGCTTCTGCTCACCCAGTAGCTACCGTAAAGCGGACGTTACACGACGTTCGTGCGTTTGTCGTCAGCCTTTGAGggcaccacctgcaccacccGATCAGACTGATTACTTTACGATAAGTAGCActaacagcagtagtagtagcagtgctAGTAGTGAAGGAAACTGGAATCAGCACACATTCCATAATCACTGGATAGCGGGGCGCGCGGTTGACGCGGATTCATGTTTATGTTGGCCCTacctttcccgttttcccttcCAGGGCCCCCCGGGATGCTCCATTTTTGTGCGCATAATTACGGCATCGgatgagagcgagagcaatGCACGGACTGGGCTATCGCACCAcgaccatcaaccaccacgcCTCCGCGAACGGGGAGTACGCCTGTTACTGGGTTAAATGATGGGGGATGCGATTTTTGTAGAGCACATGTTTcaccccatcccccgggggtgtgTGTCGCCGGAAGCCCGGCCGGGTTGCAAGGGTGTGATGTCATAAATTTAACCAACACCTCCGCTTCGCTCCGGACCCCACcgtgccacgacgacgatgatgctggatggatggcctCGATTTGGAGTCGCCTTGTTGTTGGTAGTTGCGTTACggaacggtgctgctggtggcgccCCTTTTGGTGGGCGTCCTTGGAAAACGGCAAAAGGGTTTTCCCccacggatgctgctgcttcgtcgtcgatgcAAATCGATTATTAGTTTGCAAAcgcaagcgtgtgtgtgcgctcctTAATGAATGTAATTAAGGATGAGAAATGGTGCAAATTGCACGGGAGCGTGTGCAAAGCCAGCACCGCGCACCTTACTGTTTCATCCCTTGCAGGCCTTGGGCAGGATGTTGGCGCTGCGAATGTGATACCGCAAGCGATTGCGAACCCATGCGGTGCAgggcaccgggaccggagaTTTCCTGCGTCTACCGGGCGATAGTGAAGATTGGTTTGCCATTAAGCAAAACGGTAGGTGGTCTAATGTGTGGACGGCCACTTGTGCGCATGTTTGCGATGCGATCCGATCCATTCTGTACTGCCAGCGAGATGCCacctttttcatgtttttatgcttcccATACATGCGAAACATGCGACTACTACTGGAATATCTGTTCTGTGGAGATTTGGGAGGGAAGATGCCGGTAGGTATTACTGCTGTTAACTTAAAAATGGTGATCGtaccaacagtagcagcacgcTAGCTTCTTCTATCAAAGCATATCCACGGATCATAGTTATAAGAATTTAAGTACATTTTAATAGCAGATTTGGGGTAAATATGAATCGCTTTTTACACCTTAGTGACTATTCTTTAGATATTGGGAATATCTGGAAAACAAGATTTATTGCGTTCCACAGAATTATAAATTTCTTAAAAATATTTCAGAAGTATACAATTTTTGACTCAACTTCATCTTAAATTATTATCAAAACCTTTATGGATAAGAATGTTTCATGACGTGTGTTCTTTTACATTATTAATCTTATGTTCTTGATAGATTTTAAGAGATTTCTTGCGTGTAAACTAGTTTGCTGCGATTCTACGAAGTCTACATTACATGATTCGTTAATTTAAGAGATTTTATAAAACTATTAAATACACTGATAGACCGAAAAACTGCGGGTATGATTTTGCTGCTGTGACTGACCGATTAGGTTAGATAAGCATTGTTATACCAATGTTATCGGGACTTTTGGAAAGTCAGCAATTATAAGCTTTACTAAATTTTCATTCGTGAACGTCTTCATATCTAGAAAACTTTGCTGGgaccattttctattttttttttattttctttttgtactttttgcgccaaagcaaaataatttaatatcACTCTGTGTTgtatatcattgttgaatcttagttcactttggttgctatgctgagaaatatataaagcagagcaaccaTCTGAGAAGATCAGTTTTAACTGTATTGTagagaataaaccaatacgttacatTGGCGACGAGAGAAAAATGATTAAGCCACCAGAGTTCTACATTGAAGATTCCTGGCCGATATACCAGGAGCGCCTCGAAAGATTTTTCGTGGCGTACGATTTGGACAGCGATGAAAAGCAAGCTGCCCTTCTTTTAACGTCGGTATCGGTCGAAGTATACCAGATCGTGCGTGACCTGTGTTTTCCGAGTAAACCGGAAGAAAAAACGTTCGATGAACTTTGTGGTGTTTTACGGCAAGGTTTTATGCCGACAGTGATTGCTTTTCGGGAACACTCGATTTTCTTTGAAGCGCGTCAAGGCGACACCGAAACAATCGTGGAATGGACGACTCGTTTGAAGAAGGTGTCGAGCAGTTGCGAGTTTGGAGGCCATTTAAATGAGATGATTAAGAACATGTTCGTAGTGGGATTACGCCGAGGTCCAGTTTTTGACCGAATTTGTGAAGAAGAAATCACAGCAACCTACGAACAATTGGTGAAATTGgcaatgaaaaaggaagctaATTCCAAGATTGAAAGaccgaagaaagaagaactgAAATGTTTTAGTTGTGGAAAAGGAGACCACGATTTTCGAAAATGTCAATTTAAAAATTACGTTTGCAAAATTTGTAACAAAAAAGGACACTTGGCCAAGGTGTGTACTACCAAGAATTATTCGTCGGAAAAAAATCCGCCTGTATTGTAAGAAATATTCGTTAACAAGAGatcaattgaatttgaagtAGATACCGGGAGCCCTGTGAACGCAATTTCAAAAGCGTTATTCGACAACCTATTTCCTTACGAAACGTTAAAAACTGATGTGAAAGAAGAGTTTTTGTGCTATAACGGTAGTGTTTTCTGTGCTATTGGAAAATTTGTGGCTGAActgaaattcaaaaatcacGTATCCAAGGAGgaaattttcgttttcgatggaaatcgaCACCTATTGCTTGGAAGACAAACTATGTCTAGATGGGGTTTGAAGATAGATTTTTGCGTTTTGTCAGTAACACAGTCAGAAACACAGTTTGGTTTTCGAAGCTGACGAAGTAGTTTTTGCGAGAGATTATCGAAATCCTAATACGACAGCATGGATGAAAGCGACGATAACGAAACGTTTAGGAACAGTTTTACGAGTGTAATACTGAGTTGGGAATGATTAAGCGAAGGAGCCATCAACTTAGAAAATATCCGATGGATTTCTTTGATGATAAGCAAGCAACTGGAATTGTGTCTACTGAGGAGGAGCATTTTTATTCACCTCCAATAGAAAATACTCGGGCTGAACATCAAGAAGGAGACACATACTACACTAGATATGGTCGTGCTGTACGGAAGCCTCGTAATTAAGGGGGGAGTAGTGTTgtatatcattgttgaatcttagttcactttggtagctatgctgggaaatatataaagcagagcaaccaACTGAGAAGATCAGTTTTAACTGTATTGTAACCAATACGTTACACTCTGCTTGTTGATGCCTTGACATTTTCACAGAGGAAAATGTTTCATATTAGCTATCCTCAAGTACGTACATTAGTATGTTACCTAGTTGgagaaactaaaaataaatcactAACCGTCTGGTGCCTTGATTGACAGAATATTGAATGACCGGACACTGTCCACCACAGCAAAggaattagaaaaaaaaacatgcgatCAATAATGCCTCAATAAGCAATCAATATAATTCACCCGGGACGTAAAGCGTGTTTCAATCGTAGTCATTTGTACCGACGACAATAAGTACTCGAAATCATAAAACGCCAAGGATCATTTCACCTCGTGATTAATCCCGAGCAATCGAATTCAAAAGCCTTTGCGGTGTAAATACAGACAGTCGATCCGTTATTTATCTTTTAAATCCGCCACAGCTTAACCTCAACTTATCTAGTAATAATGAAGGGAGCATTGCCGCACCTCCTCCCTTTTGCGGTACATCTCGGGGATCGCATTCGCGTTCGCTTGGCCAAACAGAACTCACGCTCTGTATCCTCACCGCGATGAGATGAAAGTTAAGCATATTAACCCTTAAAATGAAGCACAACAGACCCTCGCCGTCGAGTGAACGCATAAAACCACCGGCTACTAATCGAAAGTGGAGAAGCACCACCGGGGCACCACCGGGGTCTCCCATCAACCCATCCGCCATTGATCATCAGCAAAAATCGATCGTATCGCTCGCCAGGAAAAACCGGTAAATCAATATACCATCGATTATCTTCTTCCTCCAGCGGAAAATCAGCGGATTGCGGAGAGGTGGAGGAAAATTCCGCGCAAAACGCGAAAGAATCATTGAAACGCAAAAACTCACTTCTCGcacccggaccccggaccgtttgccgttttccTCAGGTGGCTGCTGGGTTGGCGGCACGGCACGCTTAGATGCACGCGCctcccgttcgctcgctcgctcgcttggttACCGTTGCTAGCAACGCAGCCAGTTGGCCTTGCCTCGTGGTAAacgtgttgctggtggtcatttcaaccttcttctttctctcttactctctctctgtctctcttatCATCGGTGAGAAAAGTCATTTTCCAACGATTCGTTCCGCAATATAGCAAGCCAGCAAAAGggatttgcagcagcagcagcaacagttgaaTGTCCGGTGGCGTTCCCTCGTTCCGGAATTCACCATGATGCACCCACACCGAACGACACGCGGATTGGCACGGATTCCAAGCACACACCCCGTCGTTGCACCACTTTGCATGcacttggcacacacacacacacatgttgcACTATCGACCTGCAGCTATTCAAACGATTTGGCACAATTTCCCGCCATCGATGTCGAAGCCGTGAGATGGTGGGATTGTTCCGCTAAAAATAAAGTTCGAAATGTGGCACAGAGCccatcacccacccaccaaccacccactCAAAACCACCCCACCTGGCGCACCGGAAAGTGGCCAAACAAgtaaaacgaataaaaaaaagcccccgctgctggcggcggtggtcccCGGTGgtatcgatggatcgatcggaCCGCTTACCTCTTCTCCCCTCGCTTTTTTACAGTTCCACGTCCTTGAGCGTCCCCGGCCAGTGCCAGAAGGTGGCCAGTTTCCAGTTCCTCCGGTGCGCCGCAGAGCATGATCCATTGGCATGATGGCGACCAACCTTCTCCTTGGGGGTCGTCCTaagcggcaggcaggcagcaagcTGATTGCACCCGGCGCGTAGGTGTACCTGTGCACCAACACCCCTCCACAAAACCCCATCActacacaccaaccaaccaaccagcaacccAAAGAACGAACCGGATAGTTGTTTTATGAATTGTAAAAGTGGATTTTACCGTTCCGGAACAACTCGACTCGAGGTTAAAGCAAcgctttccgcttttccgcacCGAACGTGCTggccagcccccccccccccccccttccatcctttccgtcaccaccaccggaccctCAACCTGGCAATTGAGGACGCGTTGAGTCACGAGCGTTCGTTGCGATCGTACGCATCTTCGTGCGcccctgggtgtgtgtgtgtgtggaaggatCACTTTCTTTTTATTGCCACTGCGGTGAAGGTGAATCACAATCaaccaacgaccacgacggcgacgactgcgacgacggcggcgatgacgGAAGGGGACGTCTTTATCGTCGCTCTGCGGCATGCATTTATGAGCGAACGGGCCGAgtggccgttccgttccgtcttcGAACAATAAATGCTAACTAACGCGTTTAGGGCACGGAGCACGTAAATCATGTCCCCGGTAACACGTCTTTATGGCATGCAGTTTCCTTCCTCGGTGCGGACCTAAATTCGTGCTAATTTAACCCAGTTCCATCGggggcgcaaaaaaaaccacaatctGCTCTCGTCATCTGGCTGGCACATCGAAGTAGGCAGCGTATCGAATCGTATGGGTGCAGAGTGAACAgcactactgtgtccaaaaagtaaggtgacacggcatccaaattgcccgcgtaaatcgatatctttaattttgtattttttataggttgtcagcactgttattgaccacccatggcaagtttcacatcaaaatattcactagtgtttgagatacgtattattttgtggactgctaaaagtgcattcttcgtttttcgtcatgtcgcaaatttttaggcaaagaatttgcattaacaatattgtttctgctgcggatacaccaatgccaatggtacagaatgcctTT
The sequence above is a segment of the Anopheles darlingi chromosome 2, idAnoDarlMG_H_01, whole genome shotgun sequence genome. Coding sequences within it:
- the LOC125950305 gene encoding isochorismatase domain-containing protein 1, encoding MARQLTKLGYLDVKKTLFMLCDLQDKFRPGMKMFDPVIKNTSKLLQAGKILDVPLIVTEHYPEKLGRIVKDLDISHAKGVFPKTLFSMMIPDVQRRIEELYGREGPETVVLFGLESHICLEQTAMDLLSQGYTVHVAADCSVSRTQEDRKLALERLQQYGCFVTTSENIIFKLMRDKQHPAFDKVRHLVRDPSVDTELAKL